Proteins encoded by one window of Anaerolineales bacterium:
- the galE gene encoding UDP-glucose 4-epimerase GalE: MHVLVVGGAGYIGSTTAAAFLEAGHTVTVFDNLSRGHQAAIPLGAAFVRGDLADKAALDTLFQMGKFDAVAHFAALIEAGESMVKPSLYFTNNVAYSQNLFEAMLTHNVKRLVFSSTAAVYASKNATLNEDDPYAPANVYGETKLMIEGMIRWYHRQVGLKYCILRYFNACGATLDSDGRAIRGEAHTPETHLIPLALQVPLGQRPTIAIYGTDYPTYDGTCVRDYVHVRDLAEAHVLAVGAIDERESMTYNLGNGRGYSVREVIDTARAVTGHDLPAVETPRRLGDAPTLVASSEKINDELGWTPRFPALEDIIKSAWAWHQSHPNGYN, from the coding sequence ATGCATGTATTGGTCGTCGGCGGGGCCGGCTACATCGGTTCAACTACCGCCGCCGCATTTCTAGAGGCAGGGCATACCGTCACCGTCTTTGATAACCTCTCGCGGGGGCATCAGGCAGCCATTCCGTTGGGGGCAGCCTTTGTGCGCGGCGATCTTGCTGATAAAGCGGCGCTTGATACGCTGTTCCAGATGGGGAAGTTCGATGCAGTGGCGCATTTTGCTGCGCTAATCGAGGCGGGCGAGAGCATGGTTAAGCCAAGCCTTTACTTCACCAACAATGTGGCGTACAGCCAGAACCTTTTTGAGGCGATGCTGACCCATAACGTGAAACGGCTTGTTTTTTCCAGCACCGCCGCTGTGTATGCCAGCAAGAACGCCACTCTTAACGAGGACGATCCCTATGCCCCGGCAAATGTGTACGGGGAGACAAAACTGATGATTGAGGGGATGATTCGTTGGTATCACCGTCAGGTGGGCTTAAAGTACTGCATTTTGCGCTATTTTAATGCCTGTGGGGCAACCCTTGATAGCGATGGGCGGGCGATTCGCGGGGAGGCACATACCCCCGAAACGCATCTCATCCCGCTGGCGCTCCAAGTTCCCCTGGGGCAGCGCCCGACGATTGCCATCTATGGGACGGATTACCCCACCTATGATGGGACGTGCGTCCGCGATTACGTTCATGTGCGCGATCTGGCTGAGGCGCATGTGCTGGCGGTGGGGGCGATTGATGAGCGGGAATCAATGACCTACAACTTAGGAAATGGGCGCGGCTACAGCGTTCGTGAGGTTATCGATACCGCCCGCGCCGTGACCGGGCATGATCTACCCGCCGTTGAAACGCCGCGCCGTCTGGGGGATGCGCCCACCCTTGTTGCCTCGTCAGAGAAGATCAACGATGAATTGGGGTGGACACCGCGTTTCCCCGCGCTGGAGGACATTATCAAGAGTGCGTGGGCATGGCATCAATCGCATCCCAATGGCTATAATTAA